A region from the Xanthocytophaga agilis genome encodes:
- a CDS encoding GAF domain-containing protein, with product MNKRKLYTILSIVAIAGLLASIGYVWYQYISLTDKAHTLSGKEIATSWVSVKNLIQALGTSVAICSGVTLVTLAILLLSRNNGEVQVVYVKKSEEKQYGLDTSDDEQNEMGKNHNASHLESILAEQSRDLKPVFEKLLSSVCRELEASQAIIFVAKRYEGKRILELFATYAYHIAESKTFHYEFGEGLAGQAAKEGKQVVIKNIPDGYVTVLSGLGKASPAELLIAPVIYDEQVVAVIEIASFKRFTRSDEALVTEVTRLISNRINSQFLEEEVISLVPQASLV from the coding sequence ATGAATAAAAGAAAATTATATACTATTCTTTCTATTGTAGCCATTGCTGGGTTGCTGGCAAGTATCGGCTATGTCTGGTATCAATACATATCTCTTACTGATAAAGCTCATACTTTGTCTGGAAAAGAGATTGCCACATCCTGGGTATCTGTTAAGAATCTGATACAAGCCCTGGGTACATCTGTTGCTATTTGCAGTGGAGTGACACTAGTAACACTTGCCATACTACTGTTAAGCAGAAATAATGGAGAGGTGCAAGTTGTATATGTAAAGAAAAGTGAAGAGAAGCAATATGGACTTGATACAAGTGATGATGAGCAGAATGAAATGGGAAAAAATCACAATGCAAGCCATCTGGAAAGCATTCTTGCTGAGCAATCACGTGATTTAAAACCCGTATTTGAGAAGCTTCTTTCATCAGTATGTCGGGAGCTTGAAGCATCTCAGGCGATTATCTTCGTTGCCAAAAGATATGAGGGGAAACGTATTCTGGAGTTATTTGCTACCTATGCTTATCATATTGCCGAGAGTAAAACTTTTCATTATGAGTTTGGCGAAGGCCTGGCAGGACAGGCTGCCAAGGAGGGAAAGCAGGTTGTTATTAAAAATATACCGGATGGATATGTAACTGTACTATCTGGGTTGGGAAAAGCTTCACCTGCAGAGTTATTGATTGCACCTGTAATTTATGATGAACAGGTTGTAGCTGTAATCGAAATAGCATCCTTCAAGAGATTTACCCGTTCGGATGAAGCCCTGGTAACAGAAGTGACTCGTTTGATTAGTAATCGTATCAATAGTCAATTCTTGGAAGAAGAAGTAATTTCTCTGGTTCCACAGGCAAGTTTGGTATAG
- a CDS encoding protein-glutamate O-methyltransferase CheR, which translates to MLQYPNIITTPDIEITELRRLTELLRQKYNYDFSNYAMSSFKRRIQRVLELYRIPTIDGLIRRVNDEPGFIKEFISEITVNVTEMFRDPSFWREVRDKVIPNILLNNNHVSIWHAGCSSGEEVFSMTILLREMGILDRCKIVATDIDADILAKAKAGIIPVKNMELNQKNYIRFQGAHSLEKYYKEEGGKAIMDKTLVENVSWREHNLVDCTPFSKFDIILCRNVMIYFNQQLQNQVLKMFHESLFKYGYLIIGSKESLIWCEVANRFIVVNNEEKVYKKVKD; encoded by the coding sequence GTGTTACAATATCCGAACATAATTACAACACCCGACATTGAGATTACGGAACTTCGGAGGTTGACGGAGCTTCTCCGGCAGAAGTATAACTATGACTTCTCTAACTATGCGATGTCTTCCTTCAAGAGAAGAATCCAACGTGTGCTGGAGTTGTATCGCATTCCGACGATTGATGGTTTGATCAGGCGAGTCAATGACGAACCTGGATTTATTAAAGAGTTTATCTCAGAAATCACAGTAAATGTGACGGAGATGTTTCGTGATCCTTCTTTCTGGAGAGAGGTAAGGGACAAGGTTATACCTAATATTCTCTTAAATAATAATCATGTGAGTATCTGGCATGCCGGATGTTCTTCTGGTGAAGAAGTTTTCTCTATGACGATTCTGTTGAGAGAAATGGGAATTCTGGATCGTTGTAAAATTGTGGCAACAGATATAGATGCGGATATATTGGCTAAAGCAAAAGCTGGTATAATTCCCGTTAAAAACATGGAGTTGAATCAGAAAAACTATATCCGTTTTCAAGGTGCTCATTCGCTGGAGAAATATTATAAAGAAGAAGGGGGCAAGGCTATAATGGATAAAACATTGGTAGAAAATGTATCCTGGAGAGAGCATAATCTGGTAGACTGTACTCCGTTCTCCAAGTTTGATATCATACTTTGTCGTAATGTCATGATCTATTTTAACCAGCAGTTGCAAAACCAGGTTTTAAAAATGTTTCATGAAAGTTTATTTAAATATGGTTATCTGATTATTGGTTCAAAAGAGTCTTTGATCTGGTGCGAGGTGGCAAACCGCTTTATTGTTGTCAACAATGAAGAAAAGGTTTATAAGAAAGTAAAAGATTAA
- a CDS encoding PAS domain S-box protein: MFKNIKIGTKITALVLSIVVLALATTIIVISHLGDKSVPAEQIQYYMVGVSVIILLLALVITVLFSRFLTRPLMTLKTTMGLLGQGVLPEKIKKSSEDEFGEMTETMNRLVEGLHKTADFAHKIGEGEFEAEFKPMSQDDMLGVALLNMRDSIQESAKRDEERNWIVTGVAEIGNILRSTNELEELSDKVVSYLTGKIGAIQGALYVVNDEDEGRFMLEMKASYAYNKKKYLKAQFRFAEGLVGQAAAERDTILRTEIPDTYVTVTSGLLGDRKPKCLLVVPLMTVIGSEKVVYGALEFAGFEKFSSRNVQFINEVSEIIARTVFNIKVNEKTSRLLEMSQRQSQELQEQQEILQQNAEEMQATQEELKRANTALEYQVEQVVHAQKRLQKLLENAAEVIMIYEKDRTIRYASPSVNRILGYSQEELIGADDMAHVDEAGRESITKMFEDLLANPGQKYTVQYSYYRKNGEQIWLEATGSNLLHDPAIEGILINSTDITERLRAEREQRMRSQMQSLSENSPDLIIRFNKEGRIFYINPMIEVYAGQRKETFEQKSLDELTINTSVVDAWRSVLNQVIETQEKVNTEIDFPSTVGTRVMDIKAIPEFNDQGTVESVLFVLGDITERKMTEIEISNKNKKISESINYAKRIQGAILPANQLIKSVFPDAFILYKPRDVVSGDFPWFMQKGDDLYIAAVDCTGHGVPGALISLIGYFLLNNITESGENILPGEILDRLDRGVTATLKQDSNDEGSTRDGMDIALCKINLKENVLQYAGAHRPLYFLQAGGELVEIKGDKFPIGGGQYKDRTNFVTTTIQLNSGDSAFFCSDGFPDQFGGPDNRKFSPKRIRDLITGNPSASMNQMHTIFDREFEGWRGDTKQTDDVLMIGIRF, from the coding sequence ATGTTTAAAAATATAAAAATCGGCACAAAAATTACCGCACTTGTCCTCTCAATTGTGGTACTTGCCTTAGCTACAACCATTATTGTCATAAGCCATCTGGGCGATAAGTCTGTGCCTGCCGAGCAGATACAATACTATATGGTAGGTGTAAGCGTCATCATTCTATTGCTGGCTCTGGTTATTACAGTTCTTTTTTCACGCTTTCTTACCCGTCCGTTGATGACATTAAAAACAACAATGGGACTTCTCGGACAAGGTGTATTGCCTGAGAAAATTAAAAAGTCAAGTGAAGATGAATTTGGTGAGATGACTGAGACAATGAACCGTCTGGTAGAAGGCCTGCATAAAACGGCAGACTTTGCTCACAAAATTGGAGAGGGAGAATTTGAAGCTGAGTTTAAGCCTATGAGCCAGGATGATATGCTGGGTGTGGCATTGTTGAATATGCGAGATAGCATTCAGGAGTCTGCCAAACGGGATGAAGAACGTAACTGGATTGTAACAGGTGTAGCTGAGATTGGCAATATCCTTCGTTCAACAAATGAGTTGGAAGAACTTAGTGATAAAGTAGTCTCTTATCTGACAGGCAAAATAGGAGCTATTCAAGGTGCTTTGTATGTTGTAAATGATGAGGATGAAGGCAGATTTATGCTTGAAATGAAGGCAAGCTATGCCTATAACAAGAAAAAATATCTTAAAGCCCAGTTTCGGTTTGCAGAAGGCCTGGTAGGACAGGCAGCTGCTGAGAGGGATACTATCCTGCGAACAGAGATTCCAGATACTTATGTAACAGTTACCTCTGGGTTATTAGGTGATCGTAAACCTAAATGTTTACTAGTTGTACCATTAATGACTGTGATAGGAAGTGAGAAGGTAGTGTATGGAGCATTGGAGTTTGCCGGCTTTGAAAAATTTAGCTCTCGTAACGTTCAGTTTATAAATGAAGTAAGTGAAATCATTGCACGTACTGTATTCAATATCAAAGTAAATGAGAAAACCAGCCGACTGCTGGAAATGTCACAGAGACAGTCTCAGGAACTTCAGGAACAACAGGAAATTCTGCAGCAGAACGCAGAAGAGATGCAGGCAACACAGGAAGAACTGAAAAGAGCCAATACAGCGCTTGAATACCAGGTAGAACAAGTAGTACATGCTCAAAAACGTTTGCAGAAGCTACTTGAGAATGCGGCAGAGGTGATCATGATCTATGAAAAAGACCGAACCATCCGATATGCCAGCCCTTCTGTAAACCGAATCCTGGGATATTCACAGGAAGAATTGATTGGTGCAGACGATATGGCTCATGTAGATGAAGCAGGTAGGGAGTCTATTACGAAGATGTTTGAGGATTTGTTGGCAAACCCAGGTCAGAAATATACAGTTCAGTATAGCTACTATAGAAAAAACGGAGAGCAGATATGGCTGGAGGCAACGGGATCAAACTTATTGCATGACCCAGCAATCGAAGGTATTCTGATAAACTCTACGGATATTACAGAAAGACTTCGGGCAGAGAGAGAACAGCGTATGCGTAGCCAGATGCAGTCTCTATCTGAAAACTCTCCTGATTTGATTATTCGTTTCAATAAAGAAGGCCGTATCTTCTATATCAACCCAATGATTGAAGTATATGCGGGGCAACGTAAAGAAACATTTGAGCAAAAGAGTCTGGATGAGCTCACCATTAATACTTCTGTGGTTGATGCGTGGCGTTCTGTTCTGAATCAGGTGATAGAAACTCAGGAAAAAGTAAATACCGAAATTGATTTTCCTTCTACTGTTGGTACCCGTGTGATGGATATCAAGGCAATCCCGGAATTTAATGATCAGGGAACTGTAGAGTCGGTGTTGTTTGTACTGGGTGATATTACAGAAAGAAAGATGACAGAGATTGAGATCTCTAATAAAAACAAGAAGATCTCAGAATCTATCAACTATGCAAAACGAATTCAGGGTGCTATCCTTCCTGCGAATCAACTTATTAAATCAGTATTTCCGGATGCATTTATCCTATATAAGCCAAGAGATGTAGTAAGTGGTGACTTCCCATGGTTTATGCAAAAAGGAGATGATCTGTATATCGCAGCTGTCGATTGTACAGGGCATGGTGTACCAGGTGCCTTGATCTCACTAATTGGATACTTCCTACTGAATAACATAACTGAAAGTGGTGAAAATATCCTTCCTGGGGAGATTCTGGATCGTTTGGACCGCGGTGTAACAGCCACTCTCAAGCAAGACTCCAATGATGAAGGTTCAACACGTGATGGTATGGATATCGCCTTGTGTAAAATAAATCTGAAAGAGAATGTATTACAATACGCTGGTGCTCACAGACCATTATACTTCTTACAGGCAGGTGGAGAACTTGTTGAAATAAAAGGAGATAAGTTCCCAATTGGCGGTGGCCAGTATAAAGACAGAACCAACTTTGTTACTACAACTATCCAGTTAAATTCAGGAGATTCAGCATTCTTCTGTTCAGATGGCTTCCCTGATCAGTTTGGTGGACCTGATAATCGCAAATTCTCTCCAAAACGTATTCGTGATCTGATTACCGGTAATCCATCTGCTAGTATGAACCAGATGCATACCATATTTGATCGGGAGTTTGAGGGATGGAGAGGTGATACCAAACAAACCGACGATGTACTTATGATAGGAATCAGATTTTAA
- a CDS encoding SiaB family protein kinase, whose translation MKYIYDLHRIMIQEDLILVYEGEFTQEITKSVLSMTERNMESMGEESSIKRKVFNVMVECLQNICKHAEEAIEDAPNSAIFIVGKRDEEYVITSGNPIRNDKIALLSAKLDQINGLDKEGLKNLYKEIIRNTELSEKGGAGLGFVDMARKSGQKLEYDFHPVTEKTSFFSLQTRVSRMAGMEA comes from the coding sequence ATGAAGTATATCTATGACTTGCACCGAATTATGATCCAGGAGGACTTAATTTTAGTCTATGAAGGAGAATTCACGCAAGAGATTACCAAGTCGGTTCTGTCTATGACAGAGCGTAATATGGAGTCAATGGGAGAGGAGTCCAGTATTAAACGTAAAGTATTCAATGTAATGGTAGAGTGTTTGCAGAATATTTGTAAGCATGCTGAAGAAGCAATTGAGGATGCACCCAATTCTGCTATTTTCATTGTAGGTAAGAGAGATGAAGAATACGTTATTACTTCAGGCAATCCGATTCGTAATGACAAAATTGCCCTCTTATCTGCTAAACTAGATCAGATCAATGGTTTAGACAAAGAAGGTCTGAAGAACCTTTATAAAGAGATCATCCGGAATACTGAACTTTCGGAAAAAGGTGGTGCAGGCCTGGGCTTTGTGGATATGGCTCGGAAATCTGGCCAGAAGCTAGAGTATGATTTTCATCCGGTAACAGAAAAAACATCGTTCTTTTCACTACAGACCCGTGTTTCCCGCATGGCAGGCATGGAAGCGTAA
- a CDS encoding ATP-binding cassette domain-containing protein produces the protein MSEEILKALTQLFAIITKQDSGATVKERNYVIQFFRQELDLDSVQGYLALYDELAGYGVEDTSGSKLTSVKDSVKTLAICKKINKTLTQKQKVIVLIRLLELVNSDKNFTPQRMSIIDTVSTVFNIVKEEYSLIESVVLKDNLLDIVSDAKLLVAREDALPSEHSHSKYLHLDHFSGELYFIHIASVDMYFVKYAGHEDLLLNGLPIKPLQIYLFSHGSTLKLAHSSPLYYSDVAGIFLNTAKANKLSFHAKNLEYRFSSGTIGLRDINLAAGPGNLIGIMGGSGAGKTTLLNVLAGIETPSKGEVLINGINIHAQKDQIQGVIGYVAQDDLLIEELTVYENLYYNAKLCFANLNEEQLHQAVMSVLASLGLDHIKDIKVGNVLNKKISGGQRKRLNIALELIREPAVMFVDEPTSGLSSRDSENVIDLLKELSLKGKLIFVVIHQPSSDIYKMFDKLFLLDTGGFPIYYGNPVEAVTYFKRATNQVDSERGQCHTCGNVNPEQIFNIIEAKVVDEYGRYTSKRKVTPAQWNDKYLTNFRMDEVTTITELPPKALNLPSRIKQATIFTIRDFLSKVSNVQYMLINLLQAPLLACLLAFVIRYTNTSETADYSYRYNDNIPAFILMSVLVALFMGLTVSAEEIIRDRKIQKRESFLNLSRTSYLTSKVLILFTLSAIQTLTFVVVGHWILDIQGMTFSYWLILFTLSCFANVLGLNMSASFDSAVTVYITIPLLLIPQMIFSGIIFSFDKLNEAVSSKDKVPVLADVIAARWGFEALAVDQFKNNAYQESFYDWEKTQSQTYFKYTYLVPELENRLSFVTENFAAKDDSVKSLAERDLMILERTLMKEPGVETLQLDGLTLDKFTKEKSAKISAFIKQVKEANIEQFNQAGNIKDQFISVQEKDKTFNLTSFKNQFYNESLADLMKNTSAKDRIVEYNGKLLQQTDPVFRDPETLSMLDYRTHFLSPQKPLFGRLFDTYYFNIIILWALTGFLYVTLYFEAFRKLFYAFGNIRLPKAFLTNLEGLKKKLSGIRVKVKVDIPFAKKKVATN, from the coding sequence ATGAGTGAGGAAATACTTAAGGCATTGACCCAACTGTTTGCCATTATTACCAAACAGGATAGTGGGGCCACTGTCAAGGAACGTAATTATGTTATTCAGTTTTTCCGACAGGAACTGGATCTGGATTCAGTACAGGGATATCTGGCCCTTTATGATGAGTTAGCCGGATATGGAGTAGAAGACACTAGTGGGTCTAAACTTACTTCTGTAAAGGATTCGGTAAAAACATTGGCTATTTGTAAGAAGATCAACAAAACGTTGACTCAGAAGCAGAAAGTCATTGTATTGATCCGTCTATTGGAATTAGTAAATTCTGATAAAAACTTCACCCCTCAGCGGATGAGCATTATTGATACTGTATCCACTGTATTCAATATTGTTAAAGAAGAATATTCACTGATTGAAAGTGTTGTACTGAAGGATAATCTATTGGACATTGTTTCAGATGCCAAGTTACTGGTAGCACGTGAAGACGCTTTGCCATCTGAACATTCTCACTCAAAATATTTACATCTGGATCATTTCTCCGGTGAATTGTATTTTATCCATATCGCAAGTGTGGATATGTACTTCGTGAAATATGCCGGACATGAAGATTTGTTGTTGAATGGACTACCTATTAAACCGTTACAGATATATCTGTTTTCACATGGTAGTACATTGAAACTGGCACACAGTTCACCTCTGTATTATAGCGATGTAGCGGGTATATTCCTGAATACAGCCAAAGCCAATAAGCTCTCCTTCCACGCCAAAAATCTTGAATATCGCTTCTCCAGTGGAACTATTGGATTACGTGATATCAATCTGGCTGCTGGTCCGGGAAATCTGATTGGTATTATGGGAGGTAGTGGTGCTGGTAAAACTACCCTGCTAAACGTATTGGCAGGGATTGAAACTCCTTCTAAAGGAGAAGTTCTGATCAATGGAATCAATATTCATGCACAGAAAGATCAGATTCAGGGTGTAATTGGGTATGTTGCCCAGGATGACCTGCTGATTGAAGAACTGACAGTGTATGAAAACTTATATTATAATGCAAAACTTTGCTTTGCTAACCTGAATGAAGAACAGCTTCACCAAGCTGTAATGAGTGTGTTGGCAAGCCTGGGATTGGATCATATCAAAGACATAAAAGTAGGTAATGTCCTGAATAAAAAGATTAGTGGTGGACAACGAAAACGTCTGAACATTGCTTTGGAGTTGATTCGTGAACCAGCAGTTATGTTTGTCGATGAACCTACATCAGGATTATCATCCCGGGACTCTGAAAATGTAATTGACTTATTAAAAGAATTATCACTGAAGGGAAAGCTGATCTTTGTGGTTATCCACCAGCCTAGCTCAGACATTTACAAGATGTTTGATAAGCTGTTTTTGCTGGATACAGGAGGTTTTCCTATCTATTACGGCAACCCGGTAGAAGCAGTAACCTACTTCAAAAGGGCTACAAATCAGGTAGATAGTGAACGTGGTCAGTGCCATACGTGTGGTAACGTAAACCCCGAACAGATATTTAATATCATCGAGGCTAAGGTGGTGGATGAATACGGAAGATACACCAGTAAACGTAAAGTCACACCGGCACAATGGAATGATAAATACCTGACAAACTTCAGAATGGACGAAGTTACTACCATAACGGAGTTGCCGCCAAAAGCGTTAAATCTTCCATCTCGTATCAAGCAAGCTACCATCTTTACAATCCGGGATTTCCTGTCAAAAGTCAGCAATGTACAATACATGCTTATAAACCTGTTACAGGCTCCATTACTAGCATGTCTACTGGCTTTTGTGATTCGATATACAAATACTTCTGAGACAGCTGACTACTCTTACAGATATAATGATAACATACCTGCATTCATTTTGATGAGTGTTCTGGTAGCCTTATTCATGGGGCTGACAGTAAGTGCTGAAGAGATTATACGAGACCGAAAGATTCAGAAACGAGAATCTTTCCTAAATCTGAGCCGTACCAGTTATCTGACGTCAAAGGTGTTGATTCTGTTTACATTATCTGCGATTCAGACGTTGACCTTTGTGGTTGTAGGACATTGGATACTGGATATTCAGGGAATGACATTTAGCTACTGGCTGATTCTATTCACATTGTCTTGTTTTGCCAATGTGCTGGGATTGAATATGTCTGCTTCTTTTGACTCTGCTGTGACAGTATATATAACGATTCCGTTACTACTGATACCACAGATGATATTTAGTGGTATTATTTTCAGCTTTGATAAACTGAATGAAGCAGTAAGTAGTAAAGACAAAGTACCCGTACTGGCAGATGTGATTGCCGCTCGCTGGGGTTTTGAAGCATTAGCGGTAGATCAGTTTAAAAATAATGCCTATCAGGAGTCTTTTTATGATTGGGAAAAAACACAAAGTCAGACGTACTTCAAATACACATATCTGGTTCCTGAGTTAGAAAACAGATTGAGTTTTGTAACAGAAAACTTTGCTGCTAAAGATGATTCGGTAAAGTCTTTGGCTGAACGGGATTTGATGATTTTGGAGAGGACATTAATGAAAGAACCTGGGGTGGAAACTTTACAATTAGATGGACTGACACTAGATAAATTTACTAAGGAAAAGTCGGCTAAAATAAGTGCCTTTATCAAGCAGGTAAAAGAAGCTAATATTGAGCAGTTTAATCAGGCTGGAAATATAAAGGATCAATTCATTTCTGTTCAGGAAAAAGATAAGACATTCAATCTGACATCCTTCAAAAATCAGTTTTATAATGAATCACTGGCAGATCTTATGAAGAATACCAGTGCAAAAGACAGGATTGTAGAATACAATGGTAAATTGTTACAACAAACTGATCCTGTTTTCAGAGATCCTGAAACACTATCCATGCTGGATTACAGAACTCATTTTCTGTCCCCACAGAAACCATTGTTTGGGAGGTTATTTGATACATATTATTTTAATATTATCATTCTCTGGGCACTCACAGGATTTTTGTATGTGACCTTATACTTTGAGGCTTTTCGCAAACTATTCTATGCTTTCGGCAATATTCGTTTACCTAAGGCATTTCTGACAAACCTGGAAGGACTCAAGAAAAAATTGAGTGGCATTCGTGTAAAGGTGAAGGTAGATATTCCATTTGCAAAGAAAAAAGTTGCTACCAACTAA
- a CDS encoding chemotaxis protein CheB has translation MNPVQNTNQYKAIVIGGSAGSFQVINKILNGLPTDFELPIIMCLHRLKHVRQGFVEALNLKSSITVEEPDDKEPIRKGKIYLAPANYHMLVELGNSFALSTDEMVNHSRPSIDLTLESAAYVYKNKLIGILLSGANKDGALGMKKIKDWGGLTIVQDPAECMIDTMPTSAMKVTQIDHVWPVQKILQFLLEVHKQNKKISPLMSK, from the coding sequence GTGAATCCTGTTCAGAATACGAACCAATATAAAGCAATCGTCATTGGAGGATCAGCTGGTAGCTTTCAGGTTATCAATAAGATACTGAATGGTTTACCAACTGATTTCGAACTACCGATTATCATGTGTTTGCATAGGCTGAAACACGTACGACAGGGTTTTGTAGAGGCTCTGAATCTGAAAAGCAGCATTACTGTAGAAGAGCCTGATGACAAGGAGCCAATACGTAAAGGGAAGATATATCTGGCTCCTGCTAATTATCACATGTTAGTTGAACTCGGAAATTCATTTGCACTTTCTACAGATGAAATGGTAAATCACTCAAGACCGTCCATAGATCTGACACTTGAAAGTGCAGCATATGTATATAAAAATAAGCTTATCGGAATTTTGTTGTCTGGTGCCAACAAAGATGGAGCTCTGGGAATGAAAAAGATTAAAGATTGGGGTGGATTGACCATTGTACAAGATCCCGCAGAATGTATGATAGATACTATGCCAACATCTGCTATGAAGGTTACACAAATTGATCATGTATGGCCAGTTCAGAAGATCCTTCAGTTTTTACTTGAAGTGCACAAACAGAATAAAAAAATAAGTCCGTTAATGAGCAAATAA
- a CDS encoding DUF1987 domain-containing protein, whose protein sequence is MEIINLEGAEDTPKIILDKSNGIFEISGRSLPEDTAEFYRPILDWLSRYAQTPNSKTQFTFKLEYFNTASSKLILDILAKLEAIPGTTVEWYFHEDDEDMEEAGGEFSELVEVPFDFKAY, encoded by the coding sequence ATGGAAATCATCAATTTAGAAGGCGCAGAAGATACGCCAAAAATTATTCTTGATAAATCGAATGGTATTTTCGAAATATCTGGCCGTTCACTTCCTGAAGATACTGCTGAATTCTATAGACCTATATTGGATTGGTTGTCTCGTTATGCTCAGACACCAAATAGCAAAACTCAGTTTACATTCAAATTAGAGTATTTCAATACTGCTTCCTCTAAGCTTATCCTGGATATTTTGGCAAAGCTGGAGGCAATACCTGGTACTACTGTTGAATGGTATTTTCATGAGGACGACGAAGATATGGAAGAAGCCGGAGGCGAATTCTCTGAATTAGTAGAGGTGCCTTTCGATTTCAAAGCCTATTAA